Proteins from a genomic interval of Triticum urartu cultivar G1812 unplaced genomic scaffold, Tu2.1 TuUngrouped_contig_5834, whole genome shotgun sequence:
- the LOC125529771 gene encoding histone H2B.3-like — MAPKAEKKPVAEKAEKTTAAKNTKAEKRPPASKEGGEKKGKKKAKKSVETYKIYIFKVLKQVHPDIGISSKAMSIMNSFINDIFEKLAGESAKLARYNKKPTITSREIQTSVRLVLPGELAKHAVSEGTKAVTKFTST; from the coding sequence ATGGCCCCCAAGGCGGAGAAGAAGCCGGTGGCGGAGAAGGCCGAGAAGACGACGGCGGCGAAGAACACCAAGGCCGAGAAGCGGCCGCCGGCGTCCAAGGAGGGCGGcgagaagaaggggaagaagaaggccaagaagagcGTGGAGACGTACAAGATCTACATCTTcaaggtgctgaagcaggtgcaCCCGGACATCGGCATCTCCTCCAAGGCCATGTCCATCATGAACTCCTTCATCAACGACATCTTCGAAAAGCTCGCCGGCGAGTCGGCCAAGCTTGCGAGGTACAACAAGAAGCCCACCATCACGTCACGGGAGATCCAGACCTCCGTCCGCCTCGTCCTCCCCGGCGAGCTCGCCAAGCACGCCGTCTCCGAGGGCACCAAGGCCGTCACCAAGTTCACCTCCACTTAG